Proteins encoded together in one Sceloporus undulatus isolate JIND9_A2432 ecotype Alabama chromosome 4, SceUnd_v1.1, whole genome shotgun sequence window:
- the LOC121928600 gene encoding RNA-binding protein 12B-like, whose protein sequence is MAVVIRLQGLPVVAGSSDIRHFFSGLNIPDGGVHIIGGEKGEAFIIFATDEDARRAMSYSGRYIKDSRTELFLSSKTEMQNTLESSRKRVDRNRREKAATRWTSSSNSGGGSMSNLGAPVNRGFGISTYDSMHPLEDRFRPNGSQNTNTDLSKSSYNQSRKESLKSDNRYLYISGMPYSATEDDVITFFGGLQVDGVIMFQTNGQNNGAGVVKFATPSDAMKGLQHDKEYMGKRFIKVCSSQKETWVQNGGRVEETDHPFSNELVHEMDKKSYFSSKESTRRDLDYSSSRRRTHSRSSSRIMTHTGSKSPPRRTEAHTSSRSPRRVTVRTRSRSPPSRVMKHRHSKSPSQRIVAHTRSRSPPRRVMARTHSRSPPRRVTASSRSPLSGSTRSHSPHNKEYYIHVKNLPLGIGKRDLRAFFGGSDIPSSHITFLKLYDNKTNQEAVVMFRSTREYCSALGYHKHDLHGQQILLYTISKTAVSQLAGFSETKSSPESHHHVKEKSDRDGYSGQNTCLYARNFQYDVTKVEVQKFFAGFHICDDDIQLLYDDKGIGLGEALVKFRSEDEAQKAESLNHRRFLGTEVLLRCISEKQMQEFGINISSVSEEKVQDHLHGYERDKNVYPGDSQGLSIQRDLNHPTDYRHPSNDCLSLPDQFRHPASFTEYQSKGMHGHFPHGRFMPDSNFSGGTDRATLIKLKNIPFQASPNEILDFFHGYKIIPESLSFQHNEYGMSSGEAVVALVNYSEAMAAINELNNRPIGSCKIRLNLV, encoded by the coding sequence ATGGCTGTAGTCATCCGTTTACAGGGGCTCCCTGTTGTTGCGGGTTCTTCAGATATTCGCCATTTCTTCTCAGGATTGAATATTCCTGATGGAGGTGTACATATTAttggaggagaaaagggagaagcTTTTATTATATTTGCAACAGATGAAGATGCACGACGAGCAATGAGTTATTCAGGAAGATATATTAAAGATTCACGTACTGAGTTATTTCTCAGCAGCaagacagaaatgcaaaacacattagaaagcagtaggaaaagagttgATCGCAATAGAAGAGAAAAAGCTGCAACTAGGTGGACAAGTTCTAGTAACTCTGGAGGTGGCAGCATGTCAAATTTAGGTGCACCTGTAAACAGAGGATTTGGCATATCTACTTATGATTCTATGCATCCATTAGAGGACAGATTTCGTCCAAATGGCTCTCAAAACACGAATACAGATCTTTCCAAATCAAGCTATAATCAATCCAGGAAAGAGTCACTTAAGTCAGATAATCGGTACTTATATATAAGTGGTATGCCTTACTCTGCAACAGAAGATGACGTTATTACTTTCTTTGGTGGTTTACAAGTGGATGGGGTAATCATGTTCCAAACCAATGGACAAAACAATGGAGCTGGTGTGGTAAAATTTGCTACACCGAGTGATGCCATGAAGGGGTTGCAGCATGATAAAGAATATATGGGTAAAAGATTTATAAAAGTATGTAGCTCTCAAAAAGAAACATGGGTTCAGAATGGAGGAAGAGTAGAGGAAACGGATCACCCTTTCAGTAATGAACTCGTTCATGAGATGgataaaaaaagttatttttcaagcAAAGAGTCTACAAGAAGAGACCTAGACTACTCATCCTCAAGAAGGCGTACCCATTCCAGATCTTCATCAAGAATTATGACACATACTGGTTCAAAATCGCCACCAAGGAGGACTGAGGCACATACCAGTTCAAGATCTCCGAGGAGGGTCACGGTACGGACCCGTTCAAGGTCACCTCCAAGTAGGGTTATGAAACACAGGCATTCGAAGTCACCTTCACAAAGGATTGTGGCACATACAAGATCAAGGTCGCCTCCGAGGAGGGTCATGGCACGCACCCATTCAAGGTCTCCACCAAGGAGGGTTACAGCAAGCTCTCGTTCACCTTTATCTGGTTCAACCCGTTCTCATTCACCTCATAACAAGGAGTATTATATACATGTAAAAAATTTGCCACTTGGTATTGGGAAAAGAGATTTGAGAGCATTCTTTGGAGGGTCAGATATACCTAGCAGTCATATTACATTCTTGAAATTATATGATAATAAAACAAACCAGGAAGCAGTTGTGATGTTCAGATCAACACGAGAGTATTGTTCTGCATTAGGGTATCACAAGCATGATCTTCATGGACAGCAAATTTTACTTTACACCATTTCTAAAACAGCAGTGTCACAGCTTGCTGGATTTTCTGAAACTAAAAGCTCTCCAGAAAGTCATCACCATGTCAAGGAGAAAAGTGACCGGGATGGATATTCTGGCCAAAATACATGTTTATATGCAAGGAACTTTCAATATGATGTGACAAAAGTTGAAGTCCAGAAGTTTTTTGCAGGATTTCATATTTGTGATGATGATATTCAGTTGCTTTATGATGacaaggggattggactgggagAAGCATTGGTGAAATTCAGAAGTGAAGATGAAGCCCAGAAAGCTGAAAGCTTAAATCACCGACGTTTTTTGGGCACAGAGGTACTCCTGAGATGTATATCTGAGAAACAAATGCAGGAGTTTGGTATTAATATTTCCTCAGTGTCAGAAGAAAAGGTGCAGGATCATCTGCATGGATATGaaagagataaaaatgtttatcctggagattCACAAGGACTGTCCATCCAAAGGGACCTAAATCATCCAACTGATTATAGACATCCATCTAATGATTGTCTCTCTTTACCTGATCAGTTTAGACACCCTGCCTCATTTACAGAGTATCAAAGTAAAGGTATGCATGGACATTTTCCACATGGACGTTTTATGCCAGACTCTAATTTCAGTGGTGGGACAGATCGGGCCACACTGATTAAATTAAAGAATATACCATTTCAAGCATCACCTAATGAAATTCTGGATTTTTTCCATGGCTACAAGATTATACCAGAATCTCTTTCTTTCCAACACAATGAATATGGAATGTCTTCTGGTGAAGCTGTTGTTGCCCTGGTAAATTACAGTGAAGCCATGGCAGCTATTAATGAACTGAATAACAGGCCAATTGGCTCATGCAAAATTAGATTAAACTTGGTATAG